One Oncorhynchus masou masou isolate Uvic2021 chromosome 18, UVic_Omas_1.1, whole genome shotgun sequence DNA window includes the following coding sequences:
- the ccr10 gene encoding C-C chemokine receptor type 10 encodes MVKVCVLEIDISQTSHCYRGELQDMSVTVDSRNMDLTSFFGMDYDHSLVTGDYFDYNDTSTRGYELIERCEASEQQLTIKVFQTCVFLLVFLLGLLGNSLVIATFVLYRRLRLRSMTDIFLFQLALADLLLLLTLPIQAGDTLLGHWAFGNALCKATHASYAVNTYSGLLLLACISVDRYMVVARTQEVLRLRSRMLTVGKLASLGVWLTALLLSLPEILFSGVEREQEGEAHCGMNVWVEESWRVKTATRCAQIAGFCLPFLVMVACYSLIGRVLCEGRGRGGWRRQRTLRLMVVLVAVFLLFQLPYTVVLSLKVAGPGAAKQTCDQWAATLLREYVTCTLAYIRCCLNPLLYALVGVRFRGDVLKLLHGVGCLYWAVSGPHLESCTSGSPSSLALTTLSPLPPTSPLLLPPDTLAHSVKYQPPTASHPSGPTKVFLFPSRPTLPSDGLLQSTVSKTKPV; translated from the exons ATGGTAAAGGTGTGTGTCCTAGAGATTGACATCTCCCAAACAAGTCACTGCTACAGAGGAGAGCTTCAGGACATGTCTGTCACTGTTGACAGCAGAA ATATGGATCTCACAAGCTTTTTTGGCATGGATTACGATCACAGCCTGGTGACAGGGGACTACTTTGACTACAACGACACTTCCACCAGAGGCTACGAGCTCATTGAGCGTTGCGAAGCCAGCGAGCAACAGCTGACCATCAAGGTCTTCCAGACCTGTGTCTTCCTCCTGGTTTTTCTCCTGGGCCTGCTCGGCAACTCCCTGGTCATCGCCACCTTTGTTCTCTACCGCCGCCTGCGTCTCCGCTCCATGACTGACATCTTCCTCTTCCAGCTGGCCCTAGCCGACCTCCTCCTACTCCTTACCCTGCCCATCCAGGCTGGGGACACCCTCCTGGGCCACTGGGCCTTTGGCAATGCCCTGTGCAAGGCAACACATGCTAGCTACGCTGTCAACACCTACAGCGGGCTGCTGCTGTTGGCCTGCATTAGCGTAGACCGCTACATGGTGGTGGCTCGGACCCAGGAGGTGCTGAGGCTACGTAGTCGCATGCTGACGGTTGGCAAGCTGGCCTCTCTGGGCGTGTGGCTAACCGCCCTGCTCCTTAGCCTGCCCGAGATCCTCTTCTCTGGGGTAGAAAGAGAACAGGAGGGGGAGGCGCACTGCGGCATGAACGTGTGGGTGGAGGAGAGCTGGCGGGTCAAGACGGCCACCCGCTGCGCCCAGATTGCCGGCTTCTGCCTGCCCTTCCTTGTCATGGTAGCCTGCTACTCGCTGATTGGCCGAGTGCTGTGTGAGGGGCGGGGGCGGGGGGGCTGGCGGCGCCAGCGGACCCTGAGGCTGATGGTGGTGCTGGTGGCCGTCTTCCTGCTCTTCCAGCTGCCCTACACCGTGGTGCTCTCCCTCAAGGTGGCAGGGCCAGGGGCTGCCAAGCAGACTTGCGATCAGTGGGCTGCCACACTGCTGAGGGAGTATGTGACTTGCACCCTGGCATATATCCGCTGCTGTCTCAACCCCCTCCTCTATGCCCTGGTGGGTGTCCGCTTCAGGGGCGACGTTCTGAAGCTGCTCCACGGCGTTGGCTGCCTGTACTGGGCCGTGTCTGGGCCTCACCTGGAGAGCTGTACCTCGGGGTCACCCTCCTCCCTGGCCTTAACCACGCTCTCCCCCCTGCCGCCCACCTCACCTCTGCTCCTACCCCCCGACACCCTGGCACACAGCGTCAAATATCAGCCTCCAACAGCAAGCCACCCCTCTGGCCCGACCAAGGTGTTTCTCTTCCCTAGTAGGCCTACCCTGCCCTCAGATGGCCTGCTTCAGTCCACTGTCTCCAAAACCAAACCGGTCTAA